A region from the Silene latifolia isolate original U9 population chromosome 7, ASM4854445v1, whole genome shotgun sequence genome encodes:
- the LOC141590634 gene encoding uncharacterized protein LOC141590634 has translation MGLIIHIDEKWFYMTNPKCRYYIGSNEALPYRSCKSKRYITKIMFLAAVSRPTYKENGEVLFDGKVGIWPFTYQEPSKRKSKNREAGTIVTKPVESITKAVTKEALINLVIPAIKEKWPASASKNITIQLDNAKPHISGKDKDFMEAANSDGFNIKLTQQPTNSPDLNILDLGFFRSIQSIQDKNPKKDKLNKAKM, from the coding sequence ATGGGTTTAATCATTCACATTGATGaaaaatggttttatatgaccAATCCAAAGTGTAGATACTACATTGGCAGCAATGAAGCTCTTCCTTATAGAAGTTGTAAAAGCAAGAGATACATAACAAAAATCATGTTCTTAGCAGCAGTTTCAAGGCCAACATACAAAGAAAATGGAGAAGTTTTGTTTGATGGAAAGGTTGGTATATGGCCATTTACTTACCAAGAACCATCAAAAAGAAAAAGTAAGAATAGAGAAGCTGGTACAATAGTCACAAAACCAGTTGAATCTATCACAAAGGCAGTCACAAAAGAAGCATTGATCAACTTAGTGATACCAGCCATTAAAGAAAAATGGCCAGCATCTGCATCAAAGAATATAACTATTCAACTGGATAATGCTAAGCCTCATATAAGTGGTAAAGACAAAGATTTCATGGAGGCAGCCAATTCAGATGGATTTAACATCAAGTTaacacaacaaccaacaaactcaCCTGACTTGAACATTTTAGATCTAGGTTTCTTTAGATCAATTCAGTCTATTCAAGATAAAAACCCAAAGAAAGACAAATTGAACAAAGCAAAAATGTAA